In the Tessaracoccus lacteus genome, GGCAGCAACTCGGCGACGGCGAACTGCACGACGTCGCGCACCTCGACGTCCCAGTCGTCGGCCATGCGTCGCAGCGACTGGGTGCAGCTGGAGGCGTCGGTCACGATCGGGACGCCGGGAGGTAGGTCGATGGCCGCGCGGACCCGGTCGCGCATCACGGCGTAGCCCTCGTCCATGCCCTTGGCCTGCCACGGCGCCCCGCAGCACAGGCCGGCCGCGTCGAGGAGCGTGACGCGCACGCCCGCGCGAAGGCAGAGTTCCCGGAAGGCGGCGAAGACGCCCTCGTCGGAGGAGGATCCGAGCATCGACTGCAGGCAGGACGGGAAGTAGGCCGCCACCCCCGGCGTCGTGTAGCTGCGACTGCGCGGGCGGCGCTTCAGCCCCGACCCACGGGGCAGCGAGGCCGCATAGTCGGGGACCGCCTCGGTGCCGAGGGCGCGCCGACCGATCCCGGTGGCCGCCTTGGCCAGCGGCGGCGCCGTCTTCGCGACGGTGAGGGCGGCGGACCAGAGCCGCGTGAGCAGGCCCCACGAGCGGGCGGCGTTCTTCCAGGACGTCCGCTCGGTGGGCGTGGCGGCGTCGGCGCGTTGCCGGCGGACGAGGGACCCGGTGTCGATGCCGAGAGGGCAGGCCAGCGCGCACATGGAGTCGACGGCGCAGGTGTCGATCGCCTCGTACTGGTACTCCTGATCGACGCGCGCCAGCAGCTCAGCGTCGTCCCCGCGGGCGGCGATCTCGCGGCGCAGCACGATCCGCTGGCGTGGGGTCAGCGTCAGGTCGCGCGACGGGCAGCTCGACTCGCAGAACCCGCACTCGATGCACCCGTCGACGGACTCCTCGATCGGCGGCATCAGCTTGAGGTGGCGCAGGTGCTCGTCGGGGTCGTCGGTGATGATGACGCCGGGGTTCAGGATGCCCATCGGGTCGAAGAGGTGCTTGATGGCGCGCATTACCTCGAACAGTTCGTCTCCGTACTGCTGGTGCACGAACGGAGCCATGGCGCGGCCGGTTCCGTGCTCCGCCTTGAGCGCGCCGCCGCGCTGCAGAACCCTGCGGACCATCTCGCGGGTGAACTTGCGGTAGCGCTTGAGGCCGGTCGCGTCATCGAAGCGCTCGCTGAGCAGGAAGTGGACGTTGCCGTCCTTCGCGTGCGCGAAAAGCGGCACGTTTCTCACGCCGTAGCCGTGGCGGTCGAACATCTCGTCGAGGTCGGCGAGCATGCCGGGCAGCTGGTCCAACGGCACGCAGATGTCCTCGAGCAGCGTCGTCGCGCCAGACGGGCGGACCCCCGCGACCAGCGCGTACAGCGACCGGCGGAGTGCAAGCAGCTCCCGCCGGGTGGCCTCGTCGGTGGTGATGAGGAGCTCGCCGAGGATCCCGAGCGCACGGAGCCTGGCCGCCACGGTGCTGAGCCGGAGTGTCAAAGCGGTGTCGTCCTCGTCGTGGAGCTCGACGATCAGCGCCGCCTGGGTCGTGACGTCGGCGTCGCGGAACTCGTCGGGGCTCCCGGGCTGGTGTTGGAGGACCCGCAGCGTCGCGGCGTCCATCAGTTCGATCGCCTGGCAGTCCTCGTCTGCCAGCGCGACGGCGGCCACGGAGGCCGCCTGCAGGTCGGGGAACACGGGGACAAGGACCGCGGTGAGGCGGGGCAGTGGCACCGTCCGGAACGTCGCCTCGGACACGAAGCCGAGCGTCCCCTCGCTGCCGATCAGCAGGTGGGAGATGATGTCGACGGGGCGGTGGAAGTCCATCAGGGCGTTGACGCCGTAGCCCATGGTGTTCTTCATGCCGAAGAAGTGGTTGACCTGCGCGATGGAGTCCGGGTTGGTGCGCAGCCGTCTGCGGAGCATGTGCAGGCCGCCGACGAGGTGCGTCTCCTCGAGGCGAAGCGTCATGTCGGCGGCCGGGTCCGCTGTGTCGACGACGCGCCCGCTCGGCAGGGCGAACACCATCGACTCCAACGTGTGGTAGCTGTTCTGTGCCGTGCCGCACAGGACGCCGCTGGAGTTGTTGGCGATGATCCCGCCGATCGTGCACGCGATCGCGCTCGTCGGGTCGGGTCCGAGGCGGCGCCCGTACGGAGCGAGCCGGGCATTGACCGCGCTCAGCGTGGCGCCGACGCCCGCACGCACGCGGCGCCCCTCGTCGAGGACCTCGACGTCGCGGAACCAGCGGCGCGTGTCGACCAGGGTCTTGTCGGTCACGGCCTGGCCGCTGAGGCTCGTGCCGCCGGATCGGAAGGTCATGGGGCGCCTGGTCCGAGCCGCCTCGGACATCAGGAAGGCCACATCCTCGATACGCGTCGGGGTGATGACCTCCTTGGGAGTCAGGAGGAAGTGCGAAGCATCGTGCGCCATGGCGAGGCGAGTGATGGCGCGGCTGTCGCGCGTGATCGGTGCCCTTGCAGCCTCCTCGCTCATCACGGTCGTCACACTACTCAAGCGCGGCGCTTTCGGCACGGCGACCGCAGCGGCGATGCGTCGGCCCGCGACCCGACGGCATCTTCCCTCTCGGTGGCCGGCGATCTGGTCTGATGGGAAGGGGGCTGGCGAGACCTTCCGCGGAAAGCTGCTAACCTTGGGTTCGTCGCGGGCGTAGCTCAATGGCAGAGCGCTAGCTTCCCAAGCTCGATACGCGGGTTCGATTCCCGTCGCCCGCTCCATGATGTCGGCTTGTTCAGCCCGTGGTTGGCTCTTGTCAGTGGGGTCTGCTCAACTCCTGGTCTGTGTCCTGCGCATGTGGCACCTACCTGTCCCCATCTCAGTGCTCACCGTCCCGTGTGCTGACGCAGTTGGCCGGTGGGAAGCGTCGAGTGTCTGCAGCCTGGACCAAGGGTGCCCAGTCCTGTGGCTTCGCTAGCCTGACGCTAGTCGTCCGGCTCGGGTGGGTCGACGCTAGGGAGGGAGGGCCGACGATGGGTGGCACGTCTCGCGACCGCAAGGACATCTGGGGAAACGACGTCACTGAGCATTTCGACGCGAGTGGAAACAAGACGGGCGAGTCTCGCCGGCAGGCGGGTCTGTTTGGCGACTACACGGCGCACTACGACTCCTCAGGGTCGAAGACGGGCGAGTCGCGTCAGCAGGCGGGTCTGTTTGGCGACTACACGGCGCACTACGACTCCTCAGGGTCGAAGACGGGCGAGTCGCGCCGGCAGGCGGGTCTGTTTGGCGACTACACGGCGCACTACGACTCCTCAGGATCGAAGACAGGCGAGACACGCGATCGAAGCGGTCTGTTTGGTGACTATCAGGCCCATGAAGGACGCTGGCAGCCGATCGGGGGTCTCGAGCCCGGACACCCTTCAGCCTTCTCCGGCGGCTTTGCTTCGGATGTCGGCTACTCCGGCTACTCCGGCTACTCCGGCGGTGCGGGAAGGATCCACGAGCCGGGCCCGATCGACTCCTTTGTGGCGCTGCTGACTTATGGGATGGGCGGTTCGGCCGTTTTCCTCGTTCTTGCGGTGATCTACAGCGTCGCCAGCATCTGGCTACCCATTCCCGACGGGAACGTCGTTGGTCCCTGGATCCTGATCGTGGGAGGTGGGTTGGGGTGGGCTGTCGGCTTGGGCGCGGCGGTCTGGAGTGCCGTCACGAGCGCTAAGCCCTCCTCAGCAGCAGGCGGCGTCGTGACGATGGTTGTCGGACTTGCCGCGAGTGCTGTGGCGGGCCTCGTCCCAGCGGCCATCGTGGCTGTGGCGGTGGTCGGCGGCCGTTTCTACGAGCGAAGGCAATTCAACCCGGCCATGCAGTACCCGTTCATCGTCACGTTGGAGTCGACAGTGGTGCTTACCGCGGTACTCCTCAGCCTCGGCCTGATATCCGGGGTGGCCAAGGGGGCGCTCAAGTACAGAGGTACAGCTGCGCCGCGGGCAGCCGGGCGCCGGCTCGCAGCCGGGCTGCTCGCTACGGCAGCCGGTGTGTTGTTGGGTGCCGCCCTCAACGGCGTTCTTGCACTGCTGTGGCCCGGTGCGCTGCTACTCATGGCCCTGGCGGTGAGCCCGGCGCCCGCGGCGAAGCGCGTGCTCTGGGGGATGGTTGCGATGGCCGCGCTGGCGGTGCATCCTGCGTCGGGGCGGCTGGACTGGCTGCCTGCGCAGGCAGAGGGTCTCCTGATGGATCTGCGGCACCTGCTGCTTGGCAACAACCTGGTGTTGGCCGCCAGTATCGGCGTTCTGGTGGCGATGCTACTCGGAGCCATCCTGACCGGGGTCGACGCACCTCGCTCGGCGGGGGCCTTGATGGGTGTGGCCGGTGTTCTTCCGCCGGTCCTGATCCTGTTGAAGACTCTTAACATCGACTCTGACCTGTTCCTGCGCTGGTCTCTGCCCCTGCTCCTCGCGTCGTCTGCGCTCATCGGCGTGTGGTCGTCGCGCCGACACGCCCGAGGGTCGGTGGAACCGGCTGCCGATCAAGGCTGAGGGTTGATCGGCAGCACCGACTGGCCCTCCACCAGGCTTCCCCGGATCCAGACCTGCTCTGTTGCGTGGCCCGGTTGGGTCATCGCCTTGAGCATCACGCGCGCGGTCGCCTCGGCGATCTCGGCCAGCGGCTGCTGCATCGTCGTTAGCTTGGGCGACCAGTAGCGGGCGAGATCCAGCCCGTCGTAGCCGACGAGCGAGCAGTCCTCCGGGACCCGGAGGCCGGCCTCGCGCAGGGCGCCCGCCGCACCGATGGCGACCTCGTCGCACACCGCCACGAGAGCGGTGAAGTCGATCATGCCCTCCATCAGGCGGGTGGCGAGCGAGTCGAAGCCGTTCTCCAGCGTGTACAGCCGCTCGGGGACGGCCGCGCGGATGATGAGGCCCGGATCCTGCGGGATGCCTGCGTCGGCGAGCGCGTTGCGGTAGCCCGCGAGACGCTGCGCCCACGCGTGACCCGCGTCGTTCTCCGGACCCGCGCCGACGAAGGCGATCCGACGGTGCCCGCGTTCGATCAGGTATCGCGTCAGGTCGGCGGCGCCGCGCTGGTCATCCGCGGACACGAACGAGTGCATCGCGCCCGAACTGGAGTAGTCCGACGTCGTGCAGAACACCATCGGCACGTCGATCCGGGCGAGTCGACGGCTCAGCGTCACCGACGCCTCCCTGTCGCGGTTGCCGTAGCGGCCGAGGAACACGACGCCCCGGTAGCGCTCCGCGCGCACCACACGCTCGATCGTCGAGGCCTCGGCCTCGCTGTCGACGACGTGGGTGAGGTTGGTGGTGAACCCTGCCTTCGCGAACGCCGTCTCCAGCAGCTGGAGGACGGAGATCAGGAGCCTGCCGGTCTCACCCTGGATGACCACGAGTACCGAGTTGGTCTCGGAGAGCTTCAGTGTCCGGGCACTGGAGCTCGGCACGTAGCCATGCTTCTCCGCGGCAGCCCGGATCCGTTCCTTGGTCTCCGGGCTGACGTCCTCACGGTCGTTCATGGCCCGGGAGACCGTCGAGACGGCGACGCCGCAGAGCGTGGCGAGCTCGCGGATCGTCACACCTCCACTCACTGGCGGATCACCCCTTCACGGCCCCTGCGACGACGCCCTTGATGATGTGCTTCTGGCTGAACAGGTAGAAGATGATCACGGGGATCATCGCCAGGACGAGGACGCCCATCATCGCGCCCATGTCCACGGTTCCGTACCCGCCCTTGAGGTACTGGACGGCGATCGGCACCGTCTTGTACTTGCGCATGTCCAGGGTCAGGTAGGGCAGCAGGTAGTCGTTCCACAGCCACATGACCTCGAGGATCGCGACCGTGATGACGGCCGGCTTCATGATCGGCAGCACGACGAGGAAGAAGGTGCGCACGGGGCCGCAGCCGTCGATCGTCGCCGCCTCCTCGATCTCGGTCGGGATGCCCTTCACGAAGCCCGTGAAGATGAACACCGCGAGTCCCGCGCCGAAGCCCAGGTACACGATCCACAGGCCGAACGGGTTGCCGAGGCCGAGGTAGTCGGTCAGCCAGGACAGCGTGAACATGACCATCTGGAACGGGACCACCAGGTTGAACAGGAACACGATGTACAGCGACTTGGCGAACCTGTTGTCGGTCCGCACGATCCACCATGCGGTCATCGACGTGCAGAGCAGGATCAGGAAGGCAGATCCGATCGTGATGACCAGCGACCAGCCGAATGACGACAGGAAGTCCGTCTTCGCGATGCCGGTGATGTAGTTCTCGAGCCCGACGAAGGTCTCCGCGTTGGGCAGGGCGAACGGCTCCGAGGAGACGAAGACCTTGCCCTTGAAGGAGTTGATCAGCACGAGCAGGATCGGGAACAGGTAAGCGACCGCGACGATCGCGAAGAGAACCGTCCAGAGCTTGGGGTGTCTCGGGTCTCGCATGTCACGCCTCCTTCGAGCGGGCGAAGCGGTTCTGCAGCAGCGAGATCGCGGCGACGATGATGAGGAAGATGACGGCCTTGGCCTGGCCGACTCCCTCGAAGCCCGTGCGGCCGTAGAACGTGTTGTAGATGTTGAGGGCCAGCAGCTCCGACTGCCGCGACGGAGCCCCGTTGGTCAGCGCGAGGTTCTGGTCGAAGAGCTTGAAGCCGTTGGTGATCGTCAGGAAAGTGCACACCGTGATCGACGGCATGACCAGCGGGATGATCACGCTGCGCAGGGTCTGGCGCGGCGTCGCGCCGTCGACCTCCGCCGACTCGATCAGCTCGCCCGGGATGGACTGCAGGCCGGCGATGTAGATGACCATCATGTAGCCGATCTGCTGCCAGCACACCAGGATCACGAGGCCCCAGAAGCCGTAGGTCGCCGAGTAGGTGATCGAGCGGGCCCAGTGCCCGAGGATGCCGTTGAGGAGCAGCAGCCACACGTAGCCGAGCACGATGCCGCCGATGAGGTTCGGCATGAAGAACACGGAGCGGTAGAGGTTCGAGCCCTTGAACTTCTTCACGAGCATGTACGCGACGGCGAAGGCGACCACGTTGATGATGACGGTCGTGACCAGCGCGAATGCCGCGGTGTACCAGAGGGAGTGCAGGAACGTGTCGTCACTGAGCAGCCGCGCGTAGTTGTCGAGGCCGACCCACCGGCTCTTCGTGACGGTCGTGAACTTCGTGAAGGACAGGTAGACGCCAAGCGCGAACGGCGCGACGAACCCGATGATGAAGGCGGCGATGGTCGGCCCGGTGAACAGCCACCACCAGCGCTTGAGGGATCTGTACATATTACTTCTCCTACGCGCGACGGTGCGGGCGCACTGTGAAGTGCGCCCGCACCGTCACACCGTTTCAGTTTGGGTCAGGGGCTCCGTCTCTCCGGCGGAGTCCCGTGGGGGTCAGCCCTGGTTGGAGAGCTCGACCTCGGTGGCCCAGTTGTCGACGAAGGCTGCCCGGACGGCGTCCCAGTCGCCGGTGCCCTGTGCGTAGGCCAGCATCGCCTGACCCAGCGTGTTCTTCCACTCCTCGGAAGGCATGGTGGTGAAGTTCCACGTCACGGCCGTCTTGCCGGCAGCGGTGTAGGCGGCGTCGGCCTGGACCAGCGGGTTGCTGGACTCGTAGTCGGCGAACGTCTTGAAGGGGGTCACGAAGCCCATGGTGTTGGTCAGGGTGTCGCGGCCGGTGTCGGAGGTGATGACCCAGTTGAGGAAGTCCTTGGTGGCCTTCTGGTCGGCCTCGGATGCCTCGGAGTTGACGACCCAGTAGTTCTCGGAACCCGTGGTCAGGCCCTGGTTCTCCTCGCCGTCGGCGCCGATGTAGATCGGCAGCATGCCCATGTCGGCGTCGTCGACCTTCTGGTCCTTGATGTCGTTGTAGGCCCAGGTGCCGTTCTGGTAGAAGACGGCCTGACCGAGGGCGAACTCGGAGTTGGCGTCATCGATCGTCTTGCCCGACAGCAGCGAGGGCTCCGTGGTGGAGTTGTTGATGTACAGGTCGAAGATGTTCTTGAAGCCGTCGAGGTAGGTGCCCTTGATGGATGCGGGCTGCCCGACGATGCCGTCCGCCTTGTACTCGTAGTACAGCGGGATGTTGGCGAGGTGGGTCTTGAAGCGCCAGTCGGACGAGGAATCGAAGCCGGCGGAGGTGAAGGCACCGTCGATGCCGAGGTCGTCCTTCTTGGCCTGGATGTCCTCGACGACGGACTTCAGCGTGTCGAAGCTGGTGATCTCGTCGACGGAGGTGACCTTGGCGCCGTCGGTTTTGATGTAATCCTCGAGGATCGCCTTGTTGTAGATGATGCCGTAGGTCTCCATGACGTACGGGATGGCGACGGGGTTGCCGTCGTCGTTGGTCAGGGCGATCGACTGGTCGTTGAGCTGCGCGTAGATCTCGGTGTCGCTGAGGTCGGCGGCGTAGTCCTTCCAGGTCTGCAGTCCGACGGGGCCATTGACCTGGAACAGGGTCGGGGCCTCGGACTTGGCCATCTCGGACTTCAGCGTGGTCTCGTAGGTGCCGGACGCCGCGGTCTGGACGTCGACCTGGACGCCGGTCTCCTCGGTGTACTGCTTGGCCAGAGCCACCCAGTCGTCGGCCTGCTCGGGCTTGAAGTTCAGGTAGTAGACCTTGCCGGTCGCGTCGGTCGCGTCATCGCTGTCGTCGGTGGTACCGCTGCAGGCGGTCACACCGAAGAGCAGGGCACCTGCCATGAGGCCGGCCGCGAGCTTCGCTGTCTTGCGTGTTGCCATAGTCCTGTTGCCTTCCTTGGAATGAGGACTCTCTGTGTCTCACGTGGTTGTTTCCGACGATATGCCGGAAACGATTCCGCTAAGCGTCACAGTACAGAAGGGCAACAGGACCCGCAAGAGTCGGGGTCGAATAAGGTCAGGAGGCCCGGTCGAGCAGAGGGCGGAACGCGCGCTCGATCAGCGGCGCCGAGGCGACCCAGGGGAGCGAGACGCCGAGCAGCAGGAGCACCGGAAAGCCGGCGGGCAGGTAGTACGCGGTGGCCACCACCAGGGCGATCATCCCGGCGTGGATCGCGAGCACCCCGAGGGCCAGGGGGAGGTTGCCGATCGCCACGAGCCAGGCGTTCTTCAGATGGGCTCCCACCGTGTTGTCGAAGCGGGCGATCAGCGACCACAGGAACGGGAAGCCGAGTAGCAACACGGCGCTGATAAGCGCTTTCAAGACGATGAGCTCGTCGGCCTGCACGAAGATCCAAGCGGCGAGCAGCACCAGGGCCACGGGTCCGACCACCGCCCAGGCGAGCGACGCGGTCCGGAAGTTGCGTCGGAACGAGGTCAGGAACATCCGCCAGACGGCGGTGCCCTCACCCTGGGCCATGCGGCGCGAGGTGTCGGCCAGCGCGGTGAGGCTGGCGCCCGCCGTGACCACGGGCAGCGCGCAGATGCATGCGAGCAGATTCAGGACGATCAGATCGCCGATGGTGCTGACCGCCCGCCACAGGGGGGCGTCGTACTGGAACAGCCGCACGCTGATCACCTCGCTTCCGAAGACAAGACTACGTCGTCGCGCTCAGCTCACCCCGGGGGATGACTCTCAGAGCCCGGGCAGGTTAAGGTGCTCCCGGATACGTTTCCGCCGGAATCAGGGAGGCCATGTGCGCGTTACCGGTTCCGGGGCAGCAGAGAAAGCGACGAGCATGATTGACCGAGTATTCGACGTCGAACCGACGGCCCTCACGACCCGCGTCCTCCACCGCGACAAGCTCCGGCTGATCGAGTCCCTGACCTCGATCGGCAACGGGCACATGGGCATGCGCGGGAACTTCGAGGAGGGCTACTCAGGGGATCACCACCTGGGCACCTACCTGGCCGGCGTCTGGTACCCCGACCGCACCCGGGTCGGCTGGTGGAAGAACGGCTACCCGGAGTACTTCGGCAAGGCCATCAACGCACTGAACTTCGCGGCCGTCGACGTCCTGATCGACGAGGCTCCCGTCGACCTCGCGACCATGGAGCCGGCCGACTTCCGGATCCGCCTCGACCTCCGCAACGGGCTCCTGACAAGGTCGTTCGAGCTCGCCGCTGCCGGGTCGACGTTCCGGATCAGCTTCGAGAAGTTTCTGTCGGTAGTCGAGGTCGAGACCTGCTGGCAGCGCGTCGTCGTCGAGTGCCTAACCGGCGGCGCGAACGTCGAGCTGCGGCCCCGGATCGAGCGCGACGTGCACAACCAGGACTCCAATTACGGCGAGCAGTTCTGGGAGGAGACCGGGCGCCGCGTCGGCGAGCAGCCGGCACTGTCCACCAGGACGGTCCCGAACTCCTTCGGCGTGCCGCAGTTCACCGTCACGGCGGTCAGCCGGGTGGCAGCCGACGTGAAGGTCGAGCCGCTCGAGCTCCCCACGTCGGTCGGCGTGAGCGTCGCCTCGGGGCTCGAGGCCGGGCAGCGGATCGAGATCGTGCGCACCACTGCGGTCCTGACCTCGCGCGACCACGAGGCGGACATGCACGAGGCTGTCGCCGATGCGCTGCTGGAGCGCCTCTCCGCCGAGAGCTTCGACGAGCATCTGGCCCGCCACACCGCGGCCTGGGAGGCCCGCTGGGCGACCGCGGCCGTCACGGTCGTCGGCGACGACGAGGCGCAGCAGGGCATCGCGTTCAACCTGTTCCAGCTGTTCTCGACCTACTACGGACACGACTACCGCCTCAACATCGGCCCCAAGGGTTTCACCGGCGAGAAGTACGGGGGCGCGACGTACTGGGACACCGAGGCCTACCTGGTGCCGCTGTACCTCGCGGTCGCGGACCCCGAGGTCACCAAGGCGCTGCTCCGCTACCGCCACGAGCAGCTGCCCCAGGCGCAGCACAACGCCCGCCAGCAGGGACTGGCCGGCGCGCTGTACCCGATGGTGACCTTCAACGGCATCGAGTGTCACAACGAGTGGGAGATCACCTTCGAGGAGATCCACCGCAACGGCGCCATCGCTTTCGCGATCCACAACTACGCCAACTACACCGGAGACCGCAGCTACCTCGAGGGCGACGGCGCCGACGTGCTGGTGGAGATCAGCCGCTTCTGGGCGGACCGGGTGCACTTCTCGAAGCGTCGCGGCCAGTGGATGCTGCACGGCGTCACGGGCCCGAACGAGTACGAGAACAACATCAACAACAACTTCTACACGAACTACCTCGCCGCCTGGACGCTGCGCTCGACCGCGGAACTGGTCGCGGCCGGCCACGGGCCGGAGGTGTCCCCGGACGAGCTCGCGCGGTGGCGCGAGATCGCCGACGGGATGTACTTCCCGACCGACGACGAGCTCGGTATCTTCGTGCAGCACGACACGTTCCTCGACAAGGACCTCACGCCCGTGGCGGAGCTGCGGCCCGAGGACCGTCCGCTGAACCAGAACTGGTCGTGGGACCGGATCCTGCGCTCCTGCTACATCAAGCAGGCCGACGTGCTTCAGGGCATGTACCTGTTCGAGGACGACTTCACCGTCGAGCAGCTGCGCCGCAACTTCGCGTTCTACGAGCCGCTCACGGTGCACGAGTCGTCGCTGTCGCCCAGCGTGCACTCGGTCCTCGCCTCGTCGATCGGCGAGCGGGAGAAGGCCGTCGAGCTGTACCAGCGCACGGCTCGTCTCGACCTCGACAACTACAACGCCGACACCGAGGACGGCCTGCACATCACGTCGATGAGCGGTGCGTGGCTCGCGATCGTGCAGGGCTTCGCCGGGATGCGCGTGCGCGACGGGCAGCTGTCGTTCGCGCCGTACTGCCCTGACGGCTGGGAGTCGTACTCGTTCAGCCTGGAGTTCCGCGGCCGCACCGTCGGCCTGACCGTGAGCCCGGGTGAGGCGGCGGTTCAGCTACGGGCCGGGGATCCGCTCACCGTCGCCGTCGCGGGGGAGCCGTACGAGCTGTCGGACCGGATCGTCGTCCCGCTGTCCTGAGCCGGAGTCGCGGTCGAGCGCCGCTCGCTGGTGGCCTGAATCGCTACATCGCGCCGGGCAGCCTGATCCAGACAGTCACGCCAACCCCGTCGCCTCGTCAAGCTGTAGTCAGCCTGACGAGGCGATGACAGTCTTCGCCGCACCCCAGCCGCCCACTTCCGGCCCAGGTGTACGACTGCGCCTCCGCACCGGAACAATCGCCCCCGGCTCCTCCCCGAAAACCGTTCAGTGGTCGATTCTGGTTGGTCCTGTGCAGAGAATCGCTCGATGCCTCGACGGGCTCTGGCCCTCCTCATGGAGCATTGGGCGGTTCTCGTCACCACACCGGGGAGAATCGACCACTGAACGATTTTCGGGATTGGGCCAGCGGTCAGGTGGGACCGAGATGACTGGGCGAGGCGCGGCCGCGAGGGCGAGTCGACGGCGAGGGCGAGTCGACGGGTCAGTTGTCCTTGCCGGCCGCCTCGATGGCCTCACGCTGGTCGGAGTAGCGGTCCTCGACCTTGCTGAACAGGTACGACGCGACCACGCCGACGACGAGCAGGGCCGCGGCGAACGCGATCGACCCGCCGAGTGAGAGCCCG is a window encoding:
- a CDS encoding FAD-binding and (Fe-S)-binding domain-containing protein gives rise to the protein MSEEAARAPITRDSRAITRLAMAHDASHFLLTPKEVITPTRIEDVAFLMSEAARTRRPMTFRSGGTSLSGQAVTDKTLVDTRRWFRDVEVLDEGRRVRAGVGATLSAVNARLAPYGRRLGPDPTSAIACTIGGIIANNSSGVLCGTAQNSYHTLESMVFALPSGRVVDTADPAADMTLRLEETHLVGGLHMLRRRLRTNPDSIAQVNHFFGMKNTMGYGVNALMDFHRPVDIISHLLIGSEGTLGFVSEATFRTVPLPRLTAVLVPVFPDLQAASVAAVALADEDCQAIELMDAATLRVLQHQPGSPDEFRDADVTTQAALIVELHDEDDTALTLRLSTVAARLRALGILGELLITTDEATRRELLALRRSLYALVAGVRPSGATTLLEDICVPLDQLPGMLADLDEMFDRHGYGVRNVPLFAHAKDGNVHFLLSERFDDATGLKRYRKFTREMVRRVLQRGGALKAEHGTGRAMAPFVHQQYGDELFEVMRAIKHLFDPMGILNPGVIITDDPDEHLRHLKLMPPIEESVDGCIECGFCESSCPSRDLTLTPRQRIVLRREIAARGDDAELLARVDQEYQYEAIDTCAVDSMCALACPLGIDTGSLVRRQRADAATPTERTSWKNAARSWGLLTRLWSAALTVAKTAPPLAKAATGIGRRALGTEAVPDYAASLPRGSGLKRRPRSRSYTTPGVAAYFPSCLQSMLGSSSDEGVFAAFRELCLRAGVRVTLLDAAGLCCGAPWQAKGMDEGYAVMRDRVRAAIDLPPGVPIVTDASSCTQSLRRMADDWDVEVRDVVQFAVAELLPRLSVISPIASLAVHPTCSSTRAGMNDDLMKVARFISDDVRVPDSWACCGFAGDRGLLHPELTRSATREMAAELGRREYAAYASLNRTCEIGMSQATGRTYLHILELLARATRPTQDAPARGRLSWR
- a CDS encoding LacI family DNA-binding transcriptional regulator is translated as MTIRELATLCGVAVSTVSRAMNDREDVSPETKERIRAAAEKHGYVPSSSARTLKLSETNSVLVVIQGETGRLLISVLQLLETAFAKAGFTTNLTHVVDSEAEASTIERVVRAERYRGVVFLGRYGNRDREASVTLSRRLARIDVPMVFCTTSDYSSSGAMHSFVSADDQRGAADLTRYLIERGHRRIAFVGAGPENDAGHAWAQRLAGYRNALADAGIPQDPGLIIRAAVPERLYTLENGFDSLATRLMEGMIDFTALVAVCDEVAIGAAGALREAGLRVPEDCSLVGYDGLDLARYWSPKLTTMQQPLAEIAEATARVMLKAMTQPGHATEQVWIRGSLVEGQSVLPINPQP
- a CDS encoding carbohydrate ABC transporter permease translates to MRDPRHPKLWTVLFAIVAVAYLFPILLVLINSFKGKVFVSSEPFALPNAETFVGLENYITGIAKTDFLSSFGWSLVITIGSAFLILLCTSMTAWWIVRTDNRFAKSLYIVFLFNLVVPFQMVMFTLSWLTDYLGLGNPFGLWIVYLGFGAGLAVFIFTGFVKGIPTEIEEAATIDGCGPVRTFFLVVLPIMKPAVITVAILEVMWLWNDYLLPYLTLDMRKYKTVPIAVQYLKGGYGTVDMGAMMGVLVLAMIPVIIFYLFSQKHIIKGVVAGAVKG
- a CDS encoding carbohydrate ABC transporter permease, with protein sequence MYRSLKRWWWLFTGPTIAAFIIGFVAPFALGVYLSFTKFTTVTKSRWVGLDNYARLLSDDTFLHSLWYTAAFALVTTVIINVVAFAVAYMLVKKFKGSNLYRSVFFMPNLIGGIVLGYVWLLLLNGILGHWARSITYSATYGFWGLVILVCWQQIGYMMVIYIAGLQSIPGELIESAEVDGATPRQTLRSVIIPLVMPSITVCTFLTITNGFKLFDQNLALTNGAPSRQSELLALNIYNTFYGRTGFEGVGQAKAVIFLIIVAAISLLQNRFARSKEA
- a CDS encoding ABC transporter substrate-binding protein, with the protein product MATRKTAKLAAGLMAGALLFGVTACSGTTDDSDDATDATGKVYYLNFKPEQADDWVALAKQYTEETGVQVDVQTAASGTYETTLKSEMAKSEAPTLFQVNGPVGLQTWKDYAADLSDTEIYAQLNDQSIALTNDDGNPVAIPYVMETYGIIYNKAILEDYIKTDGAKVTSVDEITSFDTLKSVVEDIQAKKDDLGIDGAFTSAGFDSSSDWRFKTHLANIPLYYEYKADGIVGQPASIKGTYLDGFKNIFDLYINNSTTEPSLLSGKTIDDANSEFALGQAVFYQNGTWAYNDIKDQKVDDADMGMLPIYIGADGEENQGLTTGSENYWVVNSEASEADQKATKDFLNWVITSDTGRDTLTNTMGFVTPFKTFADYESSNPLVQADAAYTAAGKTAVTWNFTTMPSEEWKNTLGQAMLAYAQGTGDWDAVRAAFVDNWATEVELSNQG
- a CDS encoding YesL family protein translates to MRLFQYDAPLWRAVSTIGDLIVLNLLACICALPVVTAGASLTALADTSRRMAQGEGTAVWRMFLTSFRRNFRTASLAWAVVGPVALVLLAAWIFVQADELIVLKALISAVLLLGFPFLWSLIARFDNTVGAHLKNAWLVAIGNLPLALGVLAIHAGMIALVVATAYYLPAGFPVLLLLGVSLPWVASAPLIERAFRPLLDRAS